The following nucleotide sequence is from Fusarium graminearum PH-1 chromosome 1, whole genome shotgun sequence.
TTTGGAGATTTGGGGAAGCTGGTTTGTCATCACCCATGCTCAACTTGTCCCTTGTTCCCACTAACGTCTGATGTCGCTAGCTACTCGATCAACTTCCCAAGACTGTCGACCCCAAGACTATAGCTCTATCCAACGCACCAAACGGAGGTGATTCGAAGCGACTAggcgatatcatcaacttcaaagttGGTCAGATCGGTCTTAAGCATGGCGATCTCATCTTTCTCACCTACCAACATGCTGATGCCACTGCCGACAGTGAGACCCCCGAGATATCGAGCACTTCTGCCAGGCTCAACGGAAAGCCAGTACTTCCAGTCGAAGACCTACCTATTAGCCCCAAGCCCGAGAGGATTTCCAGACCGTGGGAAGTGGTTCGCCAGTCAGCTTTGGACGATCGGTTAGACCGACTAAATGGCAAAATTCCTCGAGGAATCGATCGCATGTGTCGCCATGGCCCTAAGGGCATGTGTGACTACTGCCAACCCCTCGACCCCTTTGACACCGGATACCTagcagaaaagaagatcaagtACCTGTCCTTCCATTCATACCTACGAAAGATCAATGCCGCCACGAACAAGCCCGAACTTGGAGCCTCATACATTCCTCCTCTGGTCGAGCCCTTTTATCGAGTAAGGCATGATTGCCCTTCAGGCCATCCCTCGTGGCCTGAGGGTATCTGCACAAAGTGCCAACCCAGTGCGATTACTCTGCAGCCTCAGCAATTCCGAATGGTCGACCACGTCGAGTTCTCCTCGccttccatcatcgacacTTTTATCGATACTTGGCGCAAGACGGGGTCACAGCGTCTGGGTTACCTTTACGGAAAATATGTTGAATACACCGAAGTCCCTCTCGGCGTTAAGGCTGTTGTAGAGGCCATATATGAGCCTCCCCaagttgatgagcttgacggCATCACCATGAACGCATGGGAGTCTCAGAAGGAGATCGACAAGGTGGCCAAGCAGTGTGGGCTGGAGCCGGTTGGCGTCATCTGGACTGATCTGCTTGATTCTGGTAACGGAGATGGTTCTGTGGTCTGTAAGCGTCATGCCGATTCTTACTTCCTGTCTTCTCTCGAAATCTGCTTTTCTTCGCGATTGCAAGCTCAGTACCCCAAGGCTTCCAAGTGGAGTGATAGCGGCAATTTTGGCTCAAACTTTGTGACATGCATCATCACTGGTAATGAGGATGGCgaaatctccatctcatcttacCAGATGTCGAACGAGTCTGTCGAGATGGTTCGTGCAGACATTGTCGAGCCATCCGCTGACCCCAATGTCATGCTTGtacgagatgaagaggaggatgacggTTCAGTCAGCCGCACACGATATATTCCTGAGGTATTTTACCGAAGAGTTAACGAGTACGGTGCCAATGTGCAAGAGAACGCGAAGCCATCTTTCCCTGTCGAATACCTGTTCGTCACACTAACCCACGGCTTTCCTGCCGACCCAAAGCCTATGTTCACCCAGCAGGGATTCCCTATCGAGAATCGAGAATATGTCGGAGAGAGCCAAGAGCACTCTGCTCTGTCCAAATTTGTCAAGATTTCGCCTAACCAGAAGCCCACTGGACAAGAAGTGTCCAACTTTCACCTCCTCTGCTTTATTCAGCAGATGGGTGTCCTCTCCAAGGTGCGCGCGTTGATCTCAATGCCGTAGAATTTATTAACATACCATACAGGACGAAGAAGCCTTGCTCTGTCGAGTAGCAAGCCAACATGATTTTGCTGATACATTTCAGCTTCATTCTACCGAGGGCTGGCAAACCCTTCAGGCTATCCTTCAATCGACTGGTGAGAGAATCCCCAAACGTCAGCGGGAGGACGGGGGTGTTTCCTCgccctcttcgtcctcttcttttcaagATCCCATTCGCGACTCGGGTGAACCCCTTGCTAAGCGATTTGCTGCCTTCAGGCTAAACGAGCGCATGACCAAATCCGAGAATCCGACGCCGCCCCAGTCAACATGAAGGAATTGGGTAAAGGAAACCGAAAGCTTGAGATTTGGTATTAAATACCGGTTTAGTTTCGTCAGAAAGGCCAAAAGTTGCGACGGTGGATTTTTGCCAGGTGTTTTACCTTCCATGACCTGGAAGACAATATTGCATGTGAAGCTGGAGTGGCGTTTGGGAAAGGGACTATTTATAACAGAATCGGAGCATATAGATGCATTCATTGGGTGGCATTACCAAAGAACGTGAGCGTTTCGGAATGTTAGTTCGTGATGTGTACATTGTCGTAGCATAGTTGACCAAGAGCAACTGAATACAATAATATCCATTATAGCGATGAAACTCCTGGTGTCACCTCCGGGTTTAATCCCTTGCCCAGTGATGTTATAGCACACATCGCATCATTCACACCGACAGACGACCTCAAAGCTCTAAGCTGCACCAGTAAATTCGTCAGGTGCGCCATGATGCCGTGGGTCTTTCGTTCGGTGAAAATCCATGGGGAGGTCTTTAACAGTATGACACAACGACTCAAACTCTTCCGCAAATTCTTCGGCCATAAGGCACCGTGGATCAGGTACGAATCAATTACTGATTCTGACCTTCTTGCTAACCCAGCTGCTGGGTAGTagaaacgttgacctccTTAGTCTTAgagtacaaaaataaatagcctaaagactatagttTTATTATCATAAGATGTCCTACTGGTTTCGTCCCTTAGGCTCTCAGTGGCCAATTTGTCTGATATCCTGGGGCCTGGCGGTTCAAGGCAATAACAATTACAAGTGACAACAGCGACCCTCGCCATTGCACCCAACCTTCAGGCTGTTACAATCCTTACtgagggagagggagaggatgaGGGCTTTCTGTGAATTCACATAAGCAGCACGAAAAAGGTGTTCTTACAGACCCTTCCAACATTTCAACTCATCAACTCTCTCGAGACAGATCTGGATTATCGCCTTATGAAGGTACTGATTCAGAATTTTACCCCGGAGAACCTAACTTCAATCAATCTACACGGTGACCCTATACGCAAGAAGTTTCTCGATTTTCCTGGGCGTCGTTGTGGCCGTCTACGCTGCCTCAGACTTACTTTCATGGACCCAGTGGACGATTTCATGGAGTTGTTCATGGTGGACCTCGAGCAACCGCCACTGATCAATAACCTTGCACGTAAGAGAATAAAGTCTGTGAAATTTACAATAATAGCCTACGCTTTCTTTATCCAACAGTATAACGAAGTAACAGAGATAAGAAGAACGAGCAAAAGAGCAAGTTGTTCCGCCCCAGTTGAGATATCTCATCCGCTCCGTTGCAACCTCTGACCCGACGAAAACACCGTCGAGGCTAGGGCCTACAGGGATACCACGTATGTCCTTGATCAGGCCAGTGACGCCTTGTCCACTCCTAACTCgtagggtataaaaataagtagtctaaaaagcctagtctaagtagTATAAGTTGTCCTAATAATTTTTATTTCTTATGTTTATAccggtcaatttttctaataccctgagaCTAGGCACCCAACTTCCTTCTGGTAACATTGCTGAGACAACAATGTGTCTGATatgtgttggcgagttatccTTTTTAGtgaaaaacaaaaaaagtTATGGTCCTAACTATAGCACAACCAAAATTTAACAGTAAAAAAAGACATTTATGTGTCTGCTATATATCGATTTCTTAGCACAACTCCTAGGACTTCATTGAGTCCAATCAGTCAGGACTAGCCAATTGAAGTCCAGGTATTCGAATTCACCTTTATTCATTACCCTTGAGGGTTGTAATAGTTTTAGTCCGCATGATTATAATGCTTAGGAAAGTCTTAGTATGGACTTTTATCGCAAGGTTTAGCTATTGTTGAGCCCTGTGGCTTTTTGACTTGACCACTGTTTTATTCATGTTGTTGCAGTACTAGGATTTACTGTTAAGTTCATATCTCTTTTTTAGATCGAATGAGTTTCACTTCATATACTTTCATTAACCAATTACAATATGATAGCTGCAATGGAAGTCCACATGATAGCCGCGAGCATATCTCATGAAACGTACTTCATTTCCCATCTACTCCATCTATAGGTACAAAGAGGGCGGGTATACTATAAGCCCAAGTAATCATCACACAAACTCCCAAAAACCCGCCCTCCCTAAAAGAAAGATTTCACACAGCATATCTTGAAATCCTGACTAAtccttttcctttccattAACAAAAACGCCATGTATGTTTTTACAGAGGCTTGCCACCGATGAAATCGGACCATCGGCGGACCTCGGCGGGAATGCCCTCGGAGCGAGGGAGCTTCTCACTCATGCACTGAGCGAAGAGGATAGCGGTCTAATATCGTAGTTAGTTTTATGAAGTCTTAAGAAATTTTAAGGTGGGCATGTCATAAACTTACCTGAGGCTCCATAAACAGAGGGACGCCAAAGTCGACGGCATTTCGGCGCATAACATAATCGACGTCCAGTGTGGTCTTGCCTCGTGACTCAGCAAGGTTGAAGCATCCGCGGATGTCGTACTTCTTGAAGACCTCTCGGAGAGCTCGCTTGTCCTCCTTGGGGAACTCAATAACttcgacctcgaccttggacttggacttaGCTTCGATGAACTCCTTGACCTCGGGGCTAGCAGCGTACAGCTTGTAGCCGAGAGGGGCAACGTAGTCGACAACCTGTGTCAACCAGGGCTTAGAGACGTTACCACCAAAGAGAAGACCCTCGCCAGGCTCGGGCATGCGGAAGTTCATTGTGGACTGGAGAGAAGTCCAGTAGGCCTCAACGAGGTCTTTACCGAAGCAAGCGATCTCACCAGTGGAAGACATCTCAACACCCAAGAAAGGATCGGCGCCAGCAAGACGGGTCCAGGAGAACTGGGGGACCTTGGTCGCAACGTAGTCGCGCTTCACGGCCATGAGATCAGTGGTAGGGGGGACGTTCTTACCAACAAGGGCCTTGGTagcagcatcgatgaagTTGGTTCCGAGGACCTTGCTGACAAAGGGGAaagatcgagaagcacgAAGATTGCACTCGATAACCTTGAGGAGAGGCTCACCACCCTCAGGgttctcggccttgatgatctgcATGTTGAAGGGACCGCTGATCTTCCAGGCCTGGGCGACCTTCTTAGCGATTTCCTTGACACGCTCCATGGTAGTGCTGTCGAGGTTGGCGGGAGGAAGGACGAGGGTGGCATCACCAGAGTGGACACCAGCCTGCTCGACGTGCTCGGAAACAGCGTGCAGGATAAGCTCTCCGTTGGCAGAGACACCGTCAACGTCGATTTCCTGAGCTCCTTCAATAAACTTGGAGATAACCACGGGGTGGTCAGGAGAGACGTTGCTGGCAGCctcgagcttgtccttgagaTCTGCCTTGCTTGAGATGACAGTCATGGCAGCACCAGATAGAACGTAAGATGGGCGAACCAAGACGGGGTAGCCAACCTCCTCGGCAAAtttctcagcatcctttACCGAAGTAAGCTCCTTCCAAGCAGGCTGGTCGACACCGATACTATCGAGAATCTCGGAGAACTTTTGACGGTCCTCAGCCTTGTCAATATCCCTAGGATCCGTTCCGAGAACATTGGCACCTCCAGTCTCCTGTAGTCTGAGAGCTATGTTTTGGGCAAGCTGGCCACCCACAGACACAACAACACCCTTGGACTTCTCGAGTTCGTAGATGTCCATAACACGCTCATAGCTTAACTCATCGAAATAGAGCTTGTCTGCTTCATCGTAATCTGTGCTCACCGTCTCCGGATTAAAATTGATCATAATTGTCTTCTCTCCCATCTCTCGAAGAGCCCTGGTAGCACTGACAGCACACCAATCGAACTCAACGGAGCTACCGATTCGGTAAACACCACTGCCAAGGACAATAGTACCATTGTCCTCGAAGGTGACATCGTGAGTAGAGCCATTGTAGGTGGTGTAGAGGtagttggtgttggcagGGAATTCGGCGGCAAGGGTGTCAATCTTCTTAACCCAGGGGTGGATTCCAAAGCTGAGACGGTAGGCACGAACCTCGTCTTCGGTACTCTTGACGGCGTTGGCAATCTGTCGGTCGGAGAAacccatcttcttggccttgagaacCTGATCTTTCTTCAGGCTCTGGAGGCCACCAGCCTGCTCAAGCTCGCGAGTGCAGTCAACAATGTTCTGCAGCTTGTGAAGGAACCacttgtcgatcttggtcAGCTCATGGACCTTGTCAACGGAGTAGTTCTCGTGGAGCATGGCTTGGCCGACAGCGAGCCATCGACGGTCGGTAGGGTTCTGGAGCTCAAagtcaagatcctcaaacTTGTCGCCCTGGAATCCAACGAATCGAGGGTCGACCTGACGGATAGCCTTCTGGAAAGACTCCTCAAAGGTTCGGCCGATAGCCATAACTTCACCAACCGACTTCATGGCACTGCCAATGTCGCGCTTGACGTGCTGGAACTTGGAAAGATCCCATCGAGGAATCTTGGTGACGATGTAGTCAAGAGAAGGCTCGAAGTTGGCGGTAGTGGTCTTGGTAACAGCGTTGGGAAGCTCGGGCAGGGTGTGACCGAGACCGATCTTAGCAGCAGTGTAAGCAAGAGGATATCCAGTAGCCTTGGAGGCCAGAGCAGAGGATCGAGAAAGACGAGCGTTGACCTCAATGACACGGTAGTCAAGACCATCGGGCTGGAGAGCGTACTGGACGTTACACtcgccaacaacaccaagatgTCGGACAATCTTGATGGCAGCACTTCGGAGCATGTGGTACTCCTCGTCACTCAGGGTCTGACTGGGGGCAACAACGATGGAGTCACCGGTGTGAATACCAAGAGGGTCAAAGTTCTCCATGTTGCACACGGTGATacagttgttgttggcgtcaCGAACGACCTCGTACTCAAGTTCCTTCCAGCCCTTGAGCGacttctcgacaaggatcTGAGGAGAGAGGGTGAGAGATCGAGCGGCCATGTTGCggagctcctcctcgttgttgGCGAAACCGGAACCAAGACCGCCGAGAGCATAAGCAGCTCGGACAATGATGGGGTATCCGACAGTCTCGGCGGCCTCGAGGGCCTCCTCAACAGTGCCAACAGCAATCGACTTGGCGATGGGGATGTTAATCTCTTCCAGAGCCCTAGCGAAGAGGTCACGATCTTCACTCAGCTCCAGAGTTCGAACGCTGGTACCGAGGACCTTGACGCCGTACTTCTCGAAAAGTCCGAGTCGCtgcatctcaacaccaaggttgagagCAGTTTGACCACCAAAGGACAGGAAGATACCATCaggcttctccttctcgatgacGTAAGAAACATACTCGGGGGTGACAGGGAGGTAATAGACCTCATCAGCCAAACTGTGGTTGGTCTGGATGGTAGCGatgttggggttgatgagcACAGAAGCAACGCCGGCttccttgagagccttgaggGCCTGAGCGCCTGTGATTTATCGATGTCAGTTTGTgcatctttttcttttttaacATTTTGGTGACGAGTCGCGGGGCAAGTCGGTGAGATTTTCGCATGTCATAGATAGGCAGTTTCGGTTTGGGTATGCTAACCTGAGTAGTCAAACTCTCCAGCCTGTccaatggcaagaccacCACTTCCAATGACAAGAaccttcttgacatcgacgGTCTGAGAAGGCTTGATAACTCCACTGTCGAGGTAGGCCCTGGGGTTAGGAGCGTCTTGAGCAACGGAGCTGTATCCGCGCATAACCTTGAGGGTGCCCAGGCGCTTCGAGTTGGCAGGTCGAGTGGCAGCCATTGAGACTCGGCATGAGGCAGCGAAAGGGCTCACCGAGGAGAATGAGCGAGAGGGCAAAGCTCGCGGGACCCTGCGCCCATGACGGAGCAGGGCCGGAGCTCGACCAGCGAGAGTGGTTGCCAGGTTGAGAGGCATTGCAGCGGATAATTTGCACGTATCAATGCAAGCTGAACCGTCCCGCTGGCGAGGTTGCCCTTCTTTGTCCCGAATTAAAGGTCGAGGGAAGCGATGTTTGTGAAGGACACAAGAGACGGTAACTCTGTGGAATGATATCCAGAAGAGAGGGGAGAAGAGAGGTAGGGGAGATGGGCACTCTTTGAAGGAAGAAAAATGGCGGGCGGCACGTTGCcgctgataagataagaaaAGGCCTACGCACCTCCGAAAATTATTCTTTGGTGGGTGTGTGACTCTATGGATTCAAGAGTTGTGACGCAGCCAACCAATCCCTAGGCCAAGTTGGTGCTCAGATGCCTCCGATTCCTGAGACAcagacacaaagacaaccaagtGGACTGCCCCAACATTTCGGCCGTAGTGAGAAAATTAACCAAGATTCGATAGAGATCGTCCCCTACTAGCGTCTCTGTCGAGGGGCTCTTCGTGGAGTAATCAAGGCACATAGCTTTCAAGTTGTCAAATTATTTGTGGTTTGTTGTCCCAATTGGACTTTGAGTTATCAGTCTGTCCAATGATTTAGCATATCTTTCCATTCAATGGCATATCTATCTGTCTGTATCCGTACGTCGGTAGAAGCTCTCAACACTTGGATATTTGCTACAGCATAGTCCGATACGGTAGCTGTCAGTACATACCTAGTACCTGCAGGCCCTTGCCAGAGCTCCCCAGATCCAGCAAAGCTTATGGGTCCGGTTACGGCGACAATTCAGGGCACTTTGAAATCCTggcagaaaaaaaaggacAGAGAGGACAAGGGACACGGCAGACAAACGGCTGTCAGCAACAAGGGAAATAATTCTACTGGGTACTAGCATACGTCTAGAATAATTGGCGACTTCTCTCTGACCCAttgaaaaaaagaaaaagtaaCCAATGCCGTATTATCAATATCAAGCTAAGATAGTTGAATGCCCGGCATCGGCGGCTTCAGCGGTGTTACTCTACCGCCTTTTCCGCCGCTATCCAGGGCCTAAGCGGTAGCAAAAGCCGCTGGAAGAAGTTCCTGAGTCATGAAGAGATTCCAAACGTCGAGGTTCTTGTGGGTTAACTGCTGggtcatgtcatgatacGCAATTTTTTTCTGACGTATACATGATAAGGCTCTCGCGATATTGTTTACTTTGCCCAGGTTCTGGACATACCTATTGTTCATTAATGAATGTCCAATACTTGTGCTTGACAAAATTCAATACATCATTCGAAATAACCGTCGGATCATGTCTGAACCCCGCAGCGTCGGACAACATTCAAACACACTCAGCCAACCCAAGTAGCAATGAACAACTCTGCATAAAAAGAAACACCGAGATTCCGAACCTACATTTTTTGCCATCGCATGTTATGATAGCGATCAAAGTTTCGCCGAGCAAGTGGCACAGCAACCAATTCATCGACCCATCGACCCATCAGTCAAATCTTGTTACCCTGTAGCCCTCGCAACAATTTTTAAACTTTCGCTTACACGCCATTGGCCAATTGACGCTGCTTACTCATTCTCCAACTGAAAACCAACCTCAACACAATCGCCTCAGCATGAAGAAGGTAACAACTTGATCTAGGTAGGTAAATcaatcaaagacaagagactGCTCATTCAATCTTTCAATTGATACGTATACATAAATGCCCGGATGTAATGATTAGTCACTGTAGTTCATGTTAGACACTCGTGGCATGTGAGACTTGACAGAAGCCGATACAGCCTCAATCCTGGTATGGCTTCATGTTCGGATGACCACTGGAGTAAAAGCTCCCAGTATACCATCCGAGAATTTGCTGGGAACAAAAAACAGACTCAATGCTACCCCTCACTTCTGGAAGTATCTACCGCCGGCGTTAGAAAGGACAACACCCAAACCCTAAGTGCTTTGCTATACTGTGAGGTTTGATATGCCACGTCAGGCTGGGAGCGACTTGAATCAACCAACTGTGCCATAGAAATATCCAGAAAACACATGTCAGAGTTACCGACATTGATGGTGTTCTCAAACCTACATGTTGGTAATCCACATACTGGATACTGGAGAGGAGACGAATTCCAACTTAGAAACCCAATGTTAAAATGTTGAGACTCACGTCTATAAGATTGCTGCTGATTGCCCACTTCTTTCTCCGTAATTCATGGTCACAAGATATCACCGCAAGATACCATCACAAGCTACCACAACCACAAGACACCCGCCTGGTCAGCCGTACAATCGACAACATGAAGTTTTTCGTACTATTTCTCCTGGCTATCGGGGTTAGTATTGGTATCGCCTCTCACTTCCTCGATCCGGCATCCCTTCGTCCCGTGGGCAACCGCGCCGCCAAGGACGAGTGTTCAAAGGCGATCTGGCAGTCCCATATGATCCCGGAATTGCTTTCCGTTTACTGGTCACGCAGTACGAAGTTCAAGATCCCCGCCAACCCTGACAGAGTCAACTCTGCATCTGTTTCACACAACCGTACCAGCACGGACGGTGAGATTCACGAGGAGGACTCCAAGTACCGTGTGCCCTCGTACCTTAACTACGAGTACACGACCATGAACGGAggcatcatcatggaagagaagcctgCCGGATTTACCCTGTTGGAAACAAAGCCTTGGGTTTCGGCAGAGCTGGCCATCAAGGATGACCAGGAGTAGTGGTATCGACAAAAGCGATACTACTAGGGGGAGGAggacgggacgggacgggacgAAACTGTGACACCCCTCGCCAAGAAGAGTAAAAAGTCACTCAAGTATATAACCCGGTAAGACCTCTCCATGATCGTCATGTATCAAAGAAACTTGTATTAACCGATAAGACTTGGACGAAAACGAACATAACAACAAAGGAGAATGGACCCTTTTCTTGTGGTCGTCACCTGAGATCTTCGGACAAGGGAACTAGAATGCATTTATTCGGAAAAGTAAAAGGACATCCGAATACACGACCTATACAAGGTAAGGTGTTGAGACTACAGCCGAAGCAACTTAGACTAATGGATATGCTTCAGACCAAAGCGAATAATGAAAAAGGAGTATGGAGTTTTTATGACACTTTGAATTGGAACACCTATGAGGCAAGGACTGTTTTTTGAGGGCCAAGTTAAAAGAAATCCATGATAGTCCGTATGGAACAGCCATGTCCAAGTTACTACGAATTTCTTTGCAAACTATTTGTTCTATACAAGGGACATGTTTATTGTGATCACCCGAACAGGCAGCATGTTCACCAGGGCTTTGATCCCACGGCTTATGATTTCCAATTACTGGAAGATGTTATATTTAGACAAAGCACAAAGCTGAGTACCCCACGAGAACATATATTGAATGACAAACCAGACCAGGTGATGCCTATCCTTGGAACAAAGAACATGTCCATAAAATAGCTGCCTGAGTACAAACATCGTTTGTAAATATAAAATCGCCAGGAATACCTCAAGTTATCGCTGCAAAAACCTAATCAATTTGTTCTCAATCGACACGTAATTTATCACTAACTCTGATACAGAACCCCAAACACTCATAGCCCGTTCCCCAACAATACCGACCAGCGCCTTCACAATGTGCTATCAAATTTCTAACTTCCAATGCCGACACATCTCTCGTGTCCGGGTTCCTTGCCGAAAGTTCAAAGAAGGCAGAGAGGCATCTCTCCGACCTCTTTCGACTGCTTTGCCCGGTCCGACCCTGTAACGAGACAGTTCGAGGCATGCAGCGACCAAAGAACGCTTGCCACGAATGCAGGGCCAAGCTTATGAGCAACCCCCCGAGCCCCGAACATCCTCTGATATGTCATAGGAGGTCTAGAAGACTCCGGTGGCATCATCGGAGATACAGGAGCTAAAACATGTTGCTTTCTCCCTTCCACCAAGCGGGGAAGGGAACTCAGAAAGACAGCAACCGCAGTACGGTAACTTCAGCCTCCAGCCGAGCCGGAAGCGTCCAAATCGCAGACGCCCCCATCCCGTCTGTCGCCTCAATCGCCGCTCCCTCCCATCAGGCCGGACAGCGACATGTCAACCAACCTTGGGCCGTGCCCGCCTAGCCACCACAAACTTGAACAAACTCTACCGGACAAATGAACCAAATAGTTCCGCCCGGGCTCACTTTCGCAACCAGACCTTACTTGCGATTGCCGAAGGAGCAAAGACTCGCATTGACATGCGTATCTCACAAGTTTCAGGAGGTCGGCACCAGTATGTTGCGCAGCACCCTGTAGAGCGTTGCAACTCCGTTGAGGCGCAACTCTGCGATGTAGATGATGACGAGCCTTTAGCCATAGAGTAGATAAACATCATGTTCTGTCAGTAATCTGGCCTCATTGACTCTGAAGCACAATTAGCTAGTTAAttggaagcaaagcaagAACAACTTATTGATCCTCGGACTAATGTTTCCTTCTTTGACTTGAAATGTGAATAGACGACGTTGCTACATGATCGACTGATAACTGCTAATTTAAATGATACAACTCCTGACACCTCGTGCAATGTTGAGTCGGCCAATATGGCTAGACCCTCTTCAGACCATCCTTCATCCTAAATATGCATATTTGGTTTGACGTGAAACTCGGGACAACGACCGTAACGTAACGCAACGAACGTGGCGGCCGTAAAAGAAAACGATACTGCACTCGGAAACTCCAAGTACGTGAGTGAAACCAGGGGATGAGATCACCAATACCGCCTTCTCTTTGGTAGTGGAATCCATAACTTCCTTTATTACATTCCTTGACTCTATAGCCACTTTGGTTCAGGCATCCTGCGTTGACCATCGATCGACGGTGTCTAAGATGTATTCCTACATATCAGAACGTAATTTGTCTCGATGGTCAAATTGGCTGCGAGCCTGCTCTATTGAGCCTTGCCATTCTTAGCCCTAAActtctcgacctcgatctGAACTTTCTTGTTGACACGGGCTCGGAGCTCAGGTCGGTAtccaagcttgaagagaatTTCAAGCCACACAAACATGGGAGCTAGGAAGATGGCTTGAACCAAGTTGTCAAGCAAAGCGGGAGCTCGACCCTCATACTTTCCATGTCCAATGAACTGGAAGATCCAACAGACAATGTGCACAGCCAGAGCACCCTGAAAGGTTGAGTCAGGGTTTTGTTGGCGTAGGTAGTTGGCCGAAGCTGCCCCAGCCATACAAACGATGGCCAGAAGAAAACCAGCAAAAGGCTCCAAGAGCAGATAAAGCAAAGAATACACACTGGCGGCAATGACACCAAGATTCAGCTCCAAGTAAGGAAAGTTAAGCCAAGACGGTGTGGGGATTAGGGTACCGCTGTATGTGGCCTGTAGAATGGTAAGCTGGTGTATTAGATCCAAGTTGATGGGCCGAAATGCACACATGGCCCAGCAACCAGGAGGTGGAAAGACGAACCAAAGAGAACCCCGAGATGAGAATAAGGGGAACACAAACCATGTGAATGGCAACATTGACCGGATTATGGTGGTAAGCACCATAC
It contains:
- a CDS encoding carbamoyl-phosphate synthase arginine-specific large chain, coding for MPLNLATTLAGRAPALLRHGRRVPRALPSRSFSSVSPFAASCRVSMAATRPANSKRLGTLKVMRGYSSVAQDAPNPRAYLDSGVIKPSQTVDVKKVLVIGSGGLAIGQAGEFDYSGAQALKALKEAGVASVLINPNIATIQTNHSLADEVYYLPVTPEYVSYVIEKEKPDGIFLSFGGQTALNLGVEMQRLGLFEKYGVKVLGTSVRTLELSEDRDLFARALEEINIPIAKSIAVGTVEEALEAAETVGYPIIVRAAYALGGLGSGFANNEEELRNMAARSLTLSPQILVEKSLKGWKELEYEVVRDANNNCITVCNMENFDPLGIHTGDSIVVAPSQTLSDEEYHMLRSAAIKIVRHLGVVGECNVQYALQPDGLDYRVIEVNARLSRSSALASKATGYPLAYTAAKIGLGHTLPELPNAVTKTTTANFEPSLDYIVTKIPRWDLSKFQHVKRDIGSAMKSVGEVMAIGRTFEESFQKAIRQVDPRFVGFQGDKFEDLDFELQNPTDRRWLAVGQAMLHENYSVDKVHELTKIDKWFLHKLQNIVDCTRELEQAGGLQSLKKDQVLKAKKMGFSDRQIANAVKSTEDEVRAYRLSFGIHPWVKKIDTLAAEFPANTNYLYTTYNGSTHDVTFEDNGTIVLGSGVYRIGSSVEFDWCAVSATRALREMGEKTIMINFNPETVSTDYDEADKLYFDELSYERVMDIYELEKSKGVVVSVGGQLAQNIALRLQETGGANVLGTDPRDIDKAEDRQKFSEILDSIGVDQPAWKELTSVKDAEKFAEEVGYPVLVRPSYVLSGAAMTVISSKADLKDKLEAASNVSPDHPVVISKFIEGAQEIDVDGVSANGELILHAVSEHVEQAGVHSGDATLVLPPANLDSTTMERVKEIAKKVAQAWKISGPFNMQIIKAENPEGGEPLLKVIECNLRASRSFPFVSKVLGTNFIDAATKALVGKNVPPTTDLMAVKRDYVATKVPQFSWTRLAGADPFLGVEMSSTGEIACFGKDLVEAYWTSLQSTMNFRMPEPGEGLLFGGNVSKPWLTQVVDYVAPLGYKLYAASPEVKEFIEAKSKSKVEVEVIEFPKEDKRALREVFKKYDIRGCFNLAESRGKTTLDVDYVMRRNAVDFGVPLFMEPQTAILFAQCMSEKLPRSEGIPAEVRRWSDFIGGKPL